In Portunus trituberculatus isolate SZX2019 chromosome 24, ASM1759143v1, whole genome shotgun sequence, a single genomic region encodes these proteins:
- the LOC123508308 gene encoding cilia- and flagella-associated protein 58-like — translation MEATTEDKEEAPAASATITNTADGEETVTVEELEEQLKQSHAETAAVREQVTALTQQLATSVPRAEALIARRDLERRIETLTRDNQTLTEAVEKEQKEREWLEGELRAQYEAAEGTDQEMTNLQTFVRKLHALVEDKTKTLDTQKEERDSMARLLEEAKEEATRLKKEVETRSRVLTRVEAAYKETTGVIKLKEEDLVRLQKESSTARRQFDQLEKTVRRQEQRRADVEGQVKNLRGQVKVLEKQVVTETRMSQRSTRQAEKVKRERDVLHRAYVKAQATIQKHSGLVHIRELERQNAERELVRRSRDLNKQDRLIDTIQRAKDRQVEETSRLETRVVELVEEVEARGRETERLMHTQAATETSLQQATSLSDALKTDNFILSRHLRNVRTEKDELLEESRKAGYLVTKLQQNLNTRDTEIQKLTAEVSMLERLTDQLKAAEHAARSVADERQRAVQYAEAEKVGLTRLLHQEENTNKELHKEIEEGQAGSAVVTTQLARRNDEVRALRERVKLLEHVLHKGDKDYNSRIQDIKTLTNEVNSLRDERQVLGRHVKLVEALKVELVRLQRELISSQNKRAVLEEEIIRREKSHRWTTLKASDPSKYDLLKKNHLLQKRLVAATQRLAASEGEIAHKERELEEMRRVVERSASHHSDAAAKPHLISQLRAKDDQIKSVTAALNVALLAQEEAEQERRHLRNQLAVTMRKMNNLQRRLQAKQPGTDAGGTAATTTGATATTQPPPSTTAATTLTRRGQETDPA, via the exons ATG GAGGCGACCacggaagacaaggaggaggccCCTGCCGCCTCAGCCACCATTACAAATACTGCTGACGGTGAAGAAAC GGTGACCGTGGAGGAATTGGAGGAGCAACTGAAGCAGTCCCACGCAGAGACAGCCGCCGTCAGAGAGCAAGTCACGGCCCTCACGCAGCAGCTAGCCACCTCAGTCCCCAGAGCCGAGGCCCTTATAGCGCGGCGGGACCTCGAACGACGCATCGAGACCCTCACCAG GGATAACCAAACGCTGACTGAGGCGgtggagaaggaacagaaggaacgAGAATGGCTGGAAGGGGAACTGCGGGCCCAGTACGAGGCTGCAGAGGGAACAGACCAAGAGATGACCAATCTCCAGACCTTCGTGAGGAAGCTGCACGCCCTAGTGGAGGACAAGACCAAGACTCTCGACACACAGAAG gaggagagggacagcATGGCAAGGCTCTTGGAAGAAGCCAAAGAGGAGGCAACGCGGCTGAAAAAGGAGGTAGAGACGCGTTCCCGTGTTCTCACAAGAGTGGAGGCCGCCTACAAGGAGACCACTGGAGTAATCAAG CTTAAAGAGGAGGATTTGGTGAGGCTACAGAAGGAATCATCAACGGCACGACGCCAGTTTGACCAGTTGGAGAAAACGGTGAGACGACAGGAACAGAGACGGGCTGACGTTGAGGGTCAAGTCAAAAATCTTCGTGGGCAGGTTAAG GTATTAGAGAAACAGGTTGTAACGGAGACCAGAATGAGCCAGAGGTCAACTCGGCAGGCTGAAAAAGTGAAGCGGGAGAGAGACGTCCTGCACCGGGCTTATGTCAAGGCTCAGG CCACCATACAGAAGCACTCAGGCCTTGTCCACATCCGTGAGCTGGAGAGacaaaatgcagagagagaattGGTGCGTAGGTCACGTGATCTAAACAAGCAGGACCGTCTCATTGACACAATCCAGCGTGCCAAGGACAG ACAAGTGGAAGAGACATCAAGACTGGAGACAAGggtggtggagctggtggaggaggtggaggcgcgGGGAAGGGAGACGGAGAGGTTGATGCACACACAGGCTGCTACAGAAACAAGCCTTCAGCAGGCCACCTCACTTTCAGATGCCCTCAAGACTGATAACTTCATTCTGAGCCGACACCTTCGTAATGTTCGG ACTGAGAAGGATGAGCTGCTGGAGGAGTCAAGGAAAGCTGGCTACCTGGTAACAAAGCTGCAACAAAACTTGAACACTAGAGACACTGAGATTCAGAAACTCACTGCAG AGGTGTCCATGCTGGAGCGCCTTACAGACCAACTCAAGGCAGCAGAGCATGCAGCAAGGAGTGTGGCAGATGAGAGGCAGCGAGCAGTGCAATATGCTGAGGCAGAGAAGGTGGGACTGACACGCCTCCTGCACCAAGAGGAGAACACCAACAAGGAATTGCACAAGGAGATTGAGGAG GGACAGGCTGGGAGTGCAGTGGTGACAACACAACTGGCACGTCGCAATGATGAGGTACGGGCGCTACGGGAGAGAGTCAAGCTGCTGGAACATGTCCTTCACAAGGGTGACAAAGACTACAACAGCCGCATCCAGGACATCAAAACTCTAACTAATGAGGTCAACTCTCTTCG AGATGAGAGACAGGTGTTGGGACGGCATGTCAAATTGGTGGAGGCCCTCAAGGTGGAATTGGTACGCCTTCAGAGGGAACTCATCTCATCACAAAACAAGAGGGCAgtgctggaggaggaaataatccGTAGGGAAAAGTCTCACCGATGGACTACTCTCAAG GCATCTGATCCAAGCAAGTATGATCTACTGAAGAAGAACCATTTGCTGCAGAAGAGGCTTGTGGCTGCCACTCAGAGGTTGGCAGCTAGTGAGGGAGAG ATTGCCCACAAGGAGCGAGAGTTGGAGGAGATGCGACGTGTGGTTGAGCGCTCAGCAAGTCATCATTCTGATGCTGCTGCAAAACCTCACCTCATCAGTCAGCTGCGAGCCAAGGATGACCAAATCAAG AGTGTGACAGCAGCTCTTAACGTGGCTCTGCTGGCTCAGGAGGAGGCAGAGCAGGAGAGGCGCCACCTCAGGAACCAACTGGCTGTCACTATGCGCAAAATG AATAACCTCCAGCGGAGGCTACAGGCCAAGCAACCAGGCACGGATGCTGgaggaacagcagcaacaacaacaggagcaacagcaacaacacagccaccaccatcaacaacagcagcaacaacattaacacGAAGAGGTCAAGAGACTGACCCAGCATAG